In one Mycobacterium heckeshornense genomic region, the following are encoded:
- a CDS encoding DUF6400 family protein has product MPTDSPGAEFAYDLTLDEVRRRAAVLEAIGDDWDPVHALAEEERAYALLYSGLDAEQRRHYDELVKAGVLPHRAVDRAAD; this is encoded by the coding sequence ATGCCAACCGACTCACCTGGGGCGGAATTCGCCTACGACCTGACCTTGGACGAGGTCAGGCGGCGCGCTGCGGTGCTCGAGGCGATCGGCGATGACTGGGATCCCGTCCACGCATTAGCCGAAGAGGAACGGGCCTACGCCCTGCTCTACTCCGGTCTCGACGCCGAGCAGCGGCGGCACTACGACGAGCTCGTCAAGGCTGGGGTGTTGCCGCACCGGGCGGTGGACCGTGCTGCCGATTGA
- the pncA gene encoding pyrazinamidase PncA, which produces MRALIIVDVQNDFCEGGALPVAGGAAVARAINDYLTAAPGYHHVVATQDYHIDPGDHFSDHPDYVSSWPPHCVAGSPGADFHPDLDASHIEAVFRKGAYSAGYSGFEGTDESGTRLLDWLRQHGVDQVDVVGLATDHCVRSTAEDAARAGLSARVLMDLTAGVTPESTAAAIAEMRNAGVTVA; this is translated from the coding sequence ATGCGGGCGTTGATCATCGTCGACGTACAAAACGACTTCTGTGAAGGCGGCGCACTCCCGGTGGCTGGCGGCGCGGCCGTCGCCCGCGCCATCAACGACTATCTGACCGCCGCGCCGGGCTACCACCATGTGGTTGCGACGCAGGACTATCACATTGATCCCGGCGACCACTTTTCCGACCACCCCGACTACGTTTCCTCGTGGCCACCGCACTGCGTGGCCGGCAGTCCCGGCGCCGACTTCCATCCCGACCTCGATGCCAGCCACATCGAGGCGGTGTTCCGCAAAGGCGCCTACTCGGCGGGGTACAGCGGCTTCGAAGGCACCGACGAGTCCGGCACGCGGCTGCTCGACTGGCTGCGGCAACACGGCGTCGACCAAGTCGACGTGGTCGGCCTGGCTACCGATCACTGCGTGCGCTCAACCGCCGAAGACGCCGCCCGCGCCGGGTTGTCGGCCCGCGTGCTGATGGATCTGACCGCGGGGGTGACGCCGGAGTCGACAGCCGCGGCCATCGCAGAGATGCGCAACGCCGGTGTCACAGTGGCCTGA
- a CDS encoding DoxX family protein, whose product MSLYIVGTLLTAVVTAAIAVADYIPAQFVLANSARVGVPRSWLPMLGTLKLAGALGLVAGLLGLRILGVAAAAGLVLFFIGAVVTHVRARVLSNIAFPGGYLLLSAAALVLAIAH is encoded by the coding sequence ATGAGCCTATACATCGTCGGCACGCTGCTCACCGCGGTCGTCACCGCAGCGATCGCCGTGGCGGACTACATCCCAGCTCAGTTCGTGCTGGCCAACTCGGCCCGGGTCGGGGTGCCGCGGTCGTGGCTGCCGATGCTGGGGACACTCAAGCTCGCCGGAGCGCTCGGACTCGTCGCCGGCCTGTTGGGTCTGCGCATCCTCGGTGTCGCAGCTGCGGCGGGGCTGGTGCTGTTCTTCATCGGCGCCGTTGTTACCCACGTTCGAGCACGGGTGCTGTCCAACATCGCGTTCCCGGGCGGCTATCTGCTGCTGTCGGCTGCGGCACTGGTGTTAGCGATCGCACACTGA
- a CDS encoding sigma-70 family RNA polymerase sigma factor, which translates to MSAIDDLAYRFDADRPHLRAVAFHLLGSAADADDVVQSAWLKASRADPGAVENLTGWFTTITAREALDQLRARNRRAEHPLGEPSDWERTSTAATAPADDDVLLTDAVSRALVVVLDRLSPTQRVAFVLHDVFGLPFETIGDLLDRSPAAAKKLASRARQRLRADPVAESPRSRKHLQIVEAFLAASRGGDITALLQLLAPDVVRRVDRILVPHDVPGEIHGAQQVAEETRQFAHRAKAGVVLLIDGVPGIAIAPRGQLQAVLRIGIGDDQRIHSIDIVGDPDRLRTAVLTVPAAALRNSTVGRGSNDTVRTLERDGR; encoded by the coding sequence ATGAGCGCGATTGACGATCTTGCGTACCGGTTCGACGCTGATCGACCACACCTGCGTGCAGTTGCGTTCCACCTGCTCGGCTCGGCTGCCGACGCCGACGACGTGGTGCAATCGGCGTGGCTGAAAGCCAGCCGCGCCGACCCCGGCGCCGTCGAGAACCTGACCGGCTGGTTCACCACGATCACCGCCCGTGAGGCTCTCGACCAATTGCGGGCCCGCAACCGGCGAGCCGAGCACCCCCTGGGCGAGCCCAGCGACTGGGAGCGGACCTCGACCGCTGCCACAGCACCTGCCGACGACGATGTGCTGCTGACCGATGCGGTCAGTCGTGCACTCGTCGTGGTCCTGGACCGGCTGTCACCGACACAGCGCGTCGCCTTTGTGCTGCACGACGTGTTCGGTCTGCCATTCGAGACGATCGGCGACCTGTTGGACCGGTCCCCGGCAGCGGCTAAAAAGCTGGCAAGCCGGGCCCGTCAGCGACTTCGCGCCGATCCGGTCGCCGAATCCCCGCGCAGCCGTAAGCACCTGCAGATCGTGGAAGCATTCCTGGCGGCGTCGCGCGGCGGTGACATCACCGCGCTGCTGCAGCTCTTGGCCCCGGACGTCGTGCGCCGAGTCGACCGCATCCTGGTTCCCCACGACGTTCCCGGCGAAATACACGGTGCTCAGCAAGTTGCCGAGGAGACTCGACAATTCGCCCACCGCGCCAAAGCTGGTGTGGTGCTGCTCATCGATGGGGTTCCCGGCATTGCGATCGCACCGCGCGGGCAACTGCAGGCAGTGCTGCGCATCGGAATTGGAGACGATCAGCGCATCCACAGCATCGACATCGTCGGCGACCCCGACCGGCTCCGCACTGCCGTGCTGACAGTTCCCGCTGCCGCACTCAGGAATAGCACAGTCGGTCGGGGTAGCAACGACACCGTGCGAACCTTGGAGCGCGATGGGCGCTAA